In Microbacterium sp. SLBN-146, one genomic interval encodes:
- a CDS encoding DNA-3-methyladenine glycosylase, with translation MTMSLTRIAPLGARAAEGNERAGAVRDSRPVHGRPREVEYRLGYAVDLRRTVLYQRRGADDPTMTTAGAVIWRASTTPLGVATLALRQSAGGTVRAAAWGPGAEWALDQLPALCGANDDATGFDPSRHPLIADAHHRNPDLRIGRTDLVFDALVSSIFEQKVTGMQAFGAWRRIVTWHGERAPGPTPRPMFAPPTIDGWRRIPSWAWHRAGLEPPQSRTIVAAARAGESIVRAATAAVSGDERDRVFTSLRGVGLWTSAEARIRAFGDPDAVSVFDYHLAHEVGYALTGHRVDDDGMLELLAPWAGHRQRVIRLIEASGVREPRRGARLHPEDHRER, from the coding sequence ATGACCATGTCGCTCACGAGGATCGCCCCGCTGGGTGCTCGAGCGGCAGAGGGCAACGAGCGGGCGGGCGCCGTCCGCGATTCTCGGCCGGTCCATGGGCGGCCTCGCGAGGTCGAGTACCGACTCGGCTACGCCGTCGATCTCCGACGGACGGTGCTGTATCAGCGCCGCGGAGCCGACGACCCCACCATGACGACGGCCGGCGCCGTCATCTGGCGCGCCAGCACGACCCCTCTCGGGGTCGCGACACTGGCGCTCCGCCAGAGCGCGGGTGGCACCGTCCGCGCCGCCGCGTGGGGTCCGGGTGCTGAGTGGGCACTCGACCAGCTCCCCGCACTGTGCGGAGCGAACGACGACGCGACGGGCTTCGACCCCTCGCGGCATCCGCTCATCGCCGACGCCCACCACCGCAATCCCGATCTGCGCATCGGACGCACCGACCTCGTGTTCGACGCGCTCGTGAGCTCGATCTTCGAGCAGAAGGTCACCGGCATGCAGGCATTCGGCGCGTGGCGGCGCATCGTCACGTGGCACGGCGAGCGAGCCCCCGGGCCGACCCCTCGCCCGATGTTCGCGCCGCCCACGATCGATGGCTGGCGACGCATCCCCTCGTGGGCGTGGCACCGAGCCGGTCTCGAACCCCCGCAATCCCGGACGATCGTCGCGGCCGCGCGCGCGGGCGAGTCGATCGTCCGAGCGGCGACGGCCGCGGTCTCGGGTGACGAGCGCGATCGCGTCTTCACGAGCCTTCGGGGCGTCGGCCTCTGGACGAGCGCCGAGGCCCGCATCCGCGCCTTCGGCGACCCGGACGCCGTGAGCGTCTTCGACTACCACCTCGCACACGAGGTCGGATACGCCCTGACAGGGCACCGCGTCGACGACGACGGGATGCTGGAGCTCCTCGCCCCGTGGGCCGGGCACCGCCAGCGGGTCATCCGTCTCATCGAGGCGAGCGGCGTCCGAGAACCTCGGCGGGGCGCTCGGCTTCACCCCGAGGATCATCGGGAGCGCTGA
- a CDS encoding RidA family protein codes for MTITLLKPEGLVASPAYSHVAIVPPGATTIYIGGQNGVDATGHVVAADVASQAVRAVENAITALKAAGATLDDVISWTVLIDADADLGAAYGAIAPTLARDGAPPLVTAARVAGLTVPGALIEVSAVAAVIRADAGEPGVQ; via the coding sequence ATGACCATCACCTTGCTCAAGCCCGAGGGGCTCGTCGCGAGCCCCGCATACAGTCACGTCGCGATCGTCCCGCCCGGTGCGACGACGATCTACATCGGCGGCCAGAACGGCGTCGACGCGACCGGCCACGTCGTCGCCGCCGATGTCGCGTCCCAGGCCGTGAGAGCCGTCGAGAACGCGATCACCGCACTCAAGGCGGCCGGCGCGACGCTCGACGACGTCATCTCGTGGACCGTGCTGATCGATGCGGATGCCGACCTCGGCGCGGCCTACGGAGCCATCGCCCCCACGCTCGCCCGTGACGGCGCACCGCCGCTCGTGACGGCTGCACGCGTTGCGGGACTCACCGTGCCGGGCGCCCTCATCGAGGTGAGCGCCGTTGCGGCCGTGATCCGGGCGGATGCCGGCGAGCCCGGCGTACAGTGA
- a CDS encoding winged helix-turn-helix domain-containing protein — MSNTALLERPTADARPARHLRAVTSPVETAAPAPAAAPEAPARHLPAGTTPRGFALYVGFDEAKVAASGVSLGTIVEALRRTLSELAPTAETYATVALAPVAAGGRDVDVVRLALHEPSAVARTKQEESAEEDRAPGGVVVDISRKRVLIDGESAAFTFKEFELLQYLVLREGRTIERAELVSSLWQGSTDDEAPGERTIDVHVRRLRAKLGRYEDIVRTVRGIGYRFDRHADVSIRYGHGTPSPDRF; from the coding sequence ATGTCGAACACCGCTCTCCTCGAACGTCCCACGGCCGACGCCCGCCCGGCCCGCCACCTCCGCGCTGTGACCTCCCCCGTCGAGACCGCCGCTCCGGCGCCCGCGGCAGCACCCGAGGCCCCCGCGCGTCATCTCCCCGCCGGCACGACCCCCCGCGGATTCGCTCTGTACGTCGGCTTCGATGAGGCGAAGGTCGCGGCATCCGGGGTCTCGCTCGGCACGATCGTCGAGGCCCTCCGCCGCACGCTCAGCGAGCTCGCACCCACCGCCGAGACGTACGCGACCGTCGCGCTCGCCCCCGTCGCGGCGGGTGGCCGCGACGTCGACGTCGTGCGCCTCGCGCTGCACGAGCCGTCGGCCGTCGCCCGCACGAAGCAGGAGGAGTCCGCGGAGGAAGACCGTGCCCCGGGCGGCGTCGTCGTCGACATCTCACGCAAGCGCGTCCTCATCGACGGCGAATCGGCGGCGTTCACGTTCAAGGAGTTCGAGCTGCTGCAGTACCTCGTCCTGCGCGAAGGACGCACGATCGAGCGTGCCGAGCTCGTCTCATCGCTCTGGCAGGGATCGACCGACGACGAGGCTCCCGGCGAGCGCACGATCGACGTGCACGTGCGCCGCCTCCGCGCGAAGCTCGGCCGCTACGAAGACATCGTGCGCACCGTCCGCGGCATCGGCTACCGCTTCGACCGCCACGCCGACGTCTCCATCCGCTACGGCCACGGCACTCCTTCGCCCGACCGCTTCTGA
- a CDS encoding LacI family DNA-binding transcriptional regulator, translating into MTTAIGGAHPAASELLSDATNLLRSATFRRNVSVEAFPRSASIIELVTDEEVGMANITEVAEAAGVSISTVSYALSGKRPVSVDTRRRIEEAVAALGYSPNAGARMLAGRRTQIFALTEPLRSDTHAPTHMQFVLATAIAARRHDYDILLLTDEEAQAGMRRVASNGLVDAILVLDVAPDDPRVALARQIPTPTVFIGIPNDNAGLVCVDLDFEAAVKQAVDLLADAGHASIGLVGQAETAYAKSNFPPRVRAGFLDRAAERGVAAGHGTSGGKIASRTAARKTAGALLDGGATALILHCTEEAHGSVLALIAERGLRVPEDVSVISVGASFDTAVLSTPLDVIPLVPEASCDLAVSLAVQALDEDPPEPGLRLVPPTFVSRGSIAAPPGASV; encoded by the coding sequence ATGACGACGGCGATCGGTGGCGCGCATCCCGCGGCATCCGAATTGTTGTCGGATGCCACAAACCTCTTGCGCTCTGCGACGTTTCGTCGTAACGTCTCCGTCGAAGCGTTTCCGCGAAGCGCTTCGATCATCGAACTTGTGACGGACGAAGAGGTCGGCATGGCGAACATCACCGAAGTGGCGGAAGCCGCGGGTGTCTCCATCAGCACCGTGTCGTACGCCCTCAGCGGCAAGCGACCGGTCTCGGTCGACACGCGCCGTCGTATCGAAGAAGCCGTCGCGGCACTGGGATACAGCCCGAATGCGGGGGCGCGGATGCTCGCGGGTCGGCGGACGCAGATCTTCGCGCTCACCGAACCGCTGCGGAGCGACACGCACGCTCCCACCCACATGCAGTTCGTCCTCGCGACGGCGATCGCCGCACGGCGCCACGACTACGACATCCTCCTCCTCACCGACGAAGAGGCGCAGGCGGGGATGCGCCGGGTCGCTTCCAACGGCCTGGTCGACGCGATCCTCGTGCTCGACGTCGCCCCCGACGACCCGCGGGTGGCGCTGGCTCGGCAGATCCCGACTCCGACGGTGTTCATCGGCATCCCGAACGACAACGCGGGACTCGTGTGCGTCGACCTCGACTTCGAGGCCGCCGTGAAGCAGGCGGTGGATCTCCTCGCCGATGCGGGCCACGCCTCGATCGGACTCGTCGGACAGGCCGAGACGGCGTACGCGAAATCCAACTTCCCACCGCGCGTGCGAGCGGGCTTCCTCGATCGTGCCGCGGAGCGCGGCGTCGCGGCGGGCCACGGCACGTCGGGCGGCAAGATCGCCAGCCGCACCGCGGCGCGCAAGACGGCGGGGGCACTTCTCGACGGGGGAGCCACGGCGCTCATCCTGCACTGCACGGAAGAGGCGCACGGCTCGGTGCTCGCCCTCATCGCGGAGCGCGGTCTGCGCGTTCCCGAGGACGTCTCGGTCATCAGTGTCGGTGCGTCCTTCGACACGGCCGTCCTCTCGACCCCCCTCGACGTGATCCCGCTCGTGCCCGAGGCCTCGTGCGATCTCGCCGTGTCCCTCGCCGTGCAGGCGCTCGACGAGGATCCGCCCGAACCCGGGCTCCGTCTCGTTCCGCCGACCTTCGTGTCGCGCGGCTCGATCGCCGCCCCTCCGGGGGCCTCCGTCTGA
- a CDS encoding ABC transporter substrate-binding protein: MARITRTHTRRGLAAIGALTVGALALAGCSGGSGGGSDSNTLKLWHYEGADSAMGKAWAEAIKIFEDETGATVEFEEKSFEQIQKTASQVLDTDAAPDLMEFNKGNATAGFLASTGLIADIGDAVEEYGWADKLAPSLQTTAKYSDAGVMGGDTWYGIPNYGEFVGVYYNLDAFEAAGLEIPTTYDEFIAVLDAFVAQGVTPLAEAGAEYPLGQLWYQLALTQADRQFVNDYQLYENPVDWQGPELTYATETLQDYVDAGYIASDVSSIKAEDAGVSWINGTSPIFVSGSWWFGRFTAEATDFDWTMTAFPESDLSLGSSGNLWVVPENAANKELAYEFIDITMRPEIQAIIGNNGGVPVAADPADITDEKSKLLIETFNGILDADGLSFYPDWPAPGFYDVIVQELQGLVTGVQDAATTNDNLGVQYDEGTAEFRG; the protein is encoded by the coding sequence ATGGCACGAATCACACGCACGCACACCCGACGCGGCCTCGCCGCGATCGGGGCTCTCACGGTGGGCGCCCTTGCGCTCGCCGGCTGCTCCGGCGGCTCCGGCGGCGGAAGCGACAGCAACACGCTCAAGCTCTGGCACTACGAAGGCGCCGACAGCGCCATGGGCAAGGCGTGGGCCGAAGCCATCAAGATCTTCGAAGACGAGACGGGTGCGACGGTCGAGTTCGAGGAGAAGTCCTTCGAGCAGATCCAGAAGACCGCGAGCCAGGTCCTCGACACGGATGCCGCGCCCGACCTCATGGAGTTCAACAAGGGCAACGCGACGGCGGGCTTCCTCGCCTCGACGGGCCTCATCGCCGACATCGGCGACGCCGTGGAAGAGTACGGCTGGGCCGACAAGCTCGCGCCCTCGCTCCAGACGACCGCGAAGTACTCCGACGCCGGCGTCATGGGCGGCGACACCTGGTACGGCATCCCGAACTACGGCGAGTTCGTCGGCGTCTACTACAACCTCGACGCCTTCGAGGCTGCGGGCCTCGAGATCCCCACGACGTACGACGAGTTCATCGCGGTGCTCGACGCCTTCGTCGCGCAGGGTGTCACCCCTCTCGCCGAGGCCGGTGCCGAGTACCCGCTCGGACAACTCTGGTACCAGCTCGCCCTGACGCAGGCCGACCGCCAGTTCGTCAACGACTACCAGCTGTACGAGAACCCGGTCGACTGGCAGGGTCCCGAGCTCACGTACGCGACCGAGACGCTGCAGGACTACGTCGACGCCGGCTACATCGCCTCCGACGTCTCGTCGATCAAGGCAGAGGATGCCGGTGTCTCGTGGATCAACGGCACATCGCCCATCTTCGTCTCGGGCTCCTGGTGGTTCGGCCGGTTCACCGCCGAGGCCACCGACTTCGACTGGACGATGACGGCCTTCCCCGAGAGCGACCTGTCGCTCGGTTCGTCGGGCAACCTGTGGGTCGTTCCCGAGAACGCCGCCAACAAGGAGCTCGCGTACGAGTTCATCGACATCACGATGCGTCCCGAGATCCAGGCGATCATCGGCAACAACGGCGGCGTCCCCGTCGCGGCCGACCCGGCCGACATCACGGATGAGAAGAGCAAGCTCCTCATCGAGACGTTCAACGGGATCCTCGACGCCGACGGACTGTCGTTCTACCCCGACTGGCCCGCACCCGGGTTCTACGACGTCATCGTGCAGGAGCTCCAGGGTCTCGTCACGGGCGTTCAGGATGCCGCGACGACGAACGACAACCTCGGCGTCCAGTACGACGAGGGCACGGCCGAGTTCCGCGGCTGA
- a CDS encoding carbohydrate ABC transporter permease, translating to MALTTREPRAKRAKLPPEEPSIPQRGGGTAGYWMYLLPGFVLLIVIVIVPLVWNVYLTFTSWRGVRDPEFIGLDNWTKLLTDSDFWTSFANSVWMVLAMVVVPTIIGLIVAALLFDVVGRKFGGRVGSFLRATYYLPQILPVAVAGIVIGWIVRPGSDGALNQILGAVGIGPVDWLGQMPSALIVLMVVLVWVQIGYPVVIFMAALQRVDPELYEAAELDGANWFQRFSAITMTIIRPEIFVVTLTSTIAALKVFGPVYVITRGGPAGATLVPAYYAYQEFFTKRNVGYGATIATVLTILVVIVSIIFIRVQNSLERKERAGL from the coding sequence ATGGCTCTCACGACACGTGAACCGCGCGCGAAGCGCGCCAAGCTCCCTCCCGAGGAGCCGTCGATCCCGCAGCGCGGGGGCGGTACCGCGGGGTACTGGATGTACCTGCTGCCGGGGTTCGTCCTGCTCATCGTCATCGTCATCGTCCCGCTCGTGTGGAACGTGTACCTCACGTTCACCTCGTGGCGCGGCGTCCGCGATCCCGAGTTCATCGGCCTCGACAACTGGACCAAGCTGCTCACCGACAGCGACTTCTGGACGTCGTTCGCGAACTCCGTATGGATGGTGCTCGCGATGGTCGTCGTGCCGACGATCATCGGCCTCATCGTCGCGGCCCTCCTCTTCGACGTCGTGGGACGCAAGTTCGGCGGCCGCGTGGGGAGCTTCCTGCGGGCCACGTACTATCTGCCGCAGATCCTCCCCGTCGCCGTCGCCGGCATCGTCATCGGGTGGATCGTCCGTCCGGGGTCGGACGGTGCGCTCAACCAGATCCTGGGGGCGGTCGGCATCGGTCCCGTCGATTGGCTCGGCCAGATGCCGTCGGCGCTCATCGTCCTGATGGTCGTGCTCGTGTGGGTGCAGATCGGCTACCCCGTCGTCATCTTCATGGCGGCGCTCCAGCGCGTCGACCCGGAGCTGTACGAAGCCGCCGAGCTCGACGGCGCGAACTGGTTCCAGCGCTTCTCCGCCATCACGATGACGATCATCCGGCCGGAGATCTTCGTCGTGACGCTCACGTCGACGATCGCGGCGCTCAAGGTCTTCGGGCCCGTCTACGTCATTACGCGTGGTGGCCCCGCCGGTGCGACCCTCGTGCCCGCGTACTACGCCTACCAGGAGTTCTTCACGAAGCGGAACGTCGGCTACGGCGCGACGATCGCGACGGTGCTGACGATCCTCGTCGTCATCGTCTCGATCATCTTCATCCGCGTGCAGAACTCGCTCGAGCGCAAGGAAAGGGCGGGACTCTGA
- a CDS encoding carbohydrate ABC transporter permease encodes MAVGTVDAPLATRDAGTKPPKAPRARGGMTKKRGVDWLFLALVIVGALLVLAPFYLVLVNSFKSPVDYATSGPLAFPQELDFTGIAKFWERVNFPEKVWNSIFISGVVAVLAVLISMLNAFAIGIGRVRGRSWIVLLFLLANLLPQEALLYPLYYMFKEVGLYDNVWSVIIVFTVVQAAFGTYLLSAVYGTFPKEILEAASIDGAGRWKILWRVVFPISRPTLSVLLIFFFIWTWNEFLIPLTFLASNANQTVPVAISVLQGDRLMDVTTTSASALLGIIPTLIFFLIFQRTLTRGITAGAVK; translated from the coding sequence ATGGCCGTCGGCACTGTGGACGCCCCCCTCGCGACGCGCGACGCGGGCACGAAGCCCCCCAAGGCGCCGCGGGCGCGCGGCGGCATGACGAAGAAGCGCGGCGTCGACTGGCTGTTCCTCGCCCTCGTGATCGTGGGCGCACTCCTCGTGCTGGCGCCGTTCTACCTCGTCCTGGTGAACTCCTTCAAATCCCCCGTCGACTACGCCACGTCGGGGCCCCTCGCCTTCCCGCAGGAGCTGGACTTCACCGGCATCGCGAAGTTCTGGGAGCGCGTCAACTTCCCCGAGAAGGTCTGGAACTCGATCTTCATCTCGGGCGTCGTCGCGGTGCTCGCGGTGCTCATCTCGATGCTCAACGCCTTCGCGATCGGCATCGGCCGGGTGCGGGGACGCTCGTGGATCGTCCTGCTGTTCCTCCTGGCGAACCTCCTCCCGCAGGAGGCCCTCCTCTACCCGCTGTACTACATGTTCAAAGAGGTCGGCCTCTACGACAACGTCTGGTCGGTCATCATCGTCTTCACGGTCGTGCAGGCCGCGTTCGGCACGTATCTCCTCTCGGCGGTGTACGGCACGTTCCCCAAGGAGATCCTCGAAGCCGCCTCGATCGACGGCGCGGGGCGCTGGAAGATCCTGTGGCGGGTCGTCTTCCCGATCAGCCGCCCGACCCTGTCGGTGCTGCTCATCTTCTTCTTCATCTGGACGTGGAACGAGTTCCTCATCCCGCTGACGTTCCTCGCCTCGAACGCGAACCAGACGGTCCCGGTCGCGATCAGCGTCCTCCAGGGCGACCGACTCATGGACGTCACGACGACGAGCGCGTCGGCCCTCCTCGGCATCATCCCCACGCTCATCTTCTTCCTCATCTTCCAGCGCACGCTGACACGCGGCATCACGGCAGGAGCAGTCAAGTAA
- the yicI gene encoding alpha-xylosidase — MKFTDGFWQLRPGVTALYAQEAYDIWPTDSTADGPGIVVTAPTSVIAKRGDTLNRPVLTTTLSSPMEGVVRVRIAHHEGGSWHGGFDLPGAAEGGAGTIAATEDGGVLETGPLTARIAPGAPWDLSFEVEGSRVTGSGHKAQGYIQLTDDAQVDSGIVGNARAGTAAPRPHAFVHEQLDLGVGELVYGLGERFGPLVKNGQSVEIWNADGGTSSEQAYKSIPFHLSNRGYGVLVNDPGHVSYEIGSEAVERVQFSVPGEVLEYFVIAGPTSKDVLSRYTALTGRPPVVPAWSYGLWLSTSFTTDYDEETVTSFIDEMAARELPVSVFHFDCFWMREFNWCDFEWDPRTFPDPDGMLARLHEKDLRVCVWINPYIGQRSPLFREAADQGFLVTRPDGSVWQWDLWQAGMGLVDFTNPDATAWYQGHLRRLIAQGVDCFKTDFGERIPLEVDYFDGSDPSRMHNLYTQLYNKAVHDVLVETRGEGDAVLFARSATAGGQSMPVHWGGDSTSTFASMAETLRGGLSLALSGFAFWSHDIGGFEGTPDAAVYKRWTAFGLLGSHSRFHGSQSYRVPWMFDEEAVEVTRVFTHLKMRLMPYLYRVGLDAAASGVPLLRPMPLEFPDDPAVAYLDRQYMLGSELLVAPVFTETGEVEFYLPDGPWTSLLTGETIEGGRWVRETHGFDSLPLYARAGAVIPWGVRSDRPDYDYLDGLTIRVFPGGAGTRDIVVTTPEGVSETFSVDLSEVTK; from the coding sequence ATGAAGTTCACCGACGGGTTCTGGCAACTGCGTCCCGGCGTCACGGCACTGTACGCACAGGAGGCGTACGACATCTGGCCGACGGATTCCACGGCGGACGGCCCCGGCATCGTCGTGACGGCTCCGACGTCCGTCATCGCCAAGCGCGGCGACACGCTCAATCGGCCCGTCCTCACCACGACGCTGTCCTCGCCGATGGAAGGCGTCGTGCGCGTGCGCATCGCTCACCACGAGGGCGGATCGTGGCACGGCGGCTTCGACCTGCCGGGCGCTGCCGAGGGCGGTGCGGGGACGATCGCCGCGACCGAAGACGGGGGAGTGCTCGAGACCGGACCCCTCACGGCGCGCATCGCGCCGGGGGCGCCGTGGGACCTCTCGTTCGAGGTCGAGGGGAGCCGGGTCACGGGGAGCGGCCACAAGGCGCAGGGGTACATCCAGCTCACCGACGACGCGCAGGTCGACTCCGGCATCGTGGGCAACGCCCGCGCCGGGACGGCCGCGCCCCGACCGCACGCGTTCGTACACGAGCAGCTCGACCTCGGCGTCGGAGAGCTCGTGTACGGCCTGGGCGAGCGGTTCGGCCCGCTCGTGAAGAACGGACAGTCCGTCGAGATCTGGAACGCCGACGGCGGCACGTCGAGCGAGCAGGCCTACAAGAGCATCCCCTTCCACCTCTCCAACCGGGGCTACGGCGTCCTCGTCAACGACCCGGGTCACGTGTCGTACGAGATCGGTTCGGAGGCCGTCGAGCGGGTGCAGTTCTCCGTCCCGGGTGAAGTGCTGGAGTACTTCGTCATCGCGGGCCCCACCTCCAAGGACGTGCTCTCGCGCTACACGGCGCTCACCGGCCGGCCGCCCGTCGTGCCCGCGTGGTCGTACGGCCTCTGGCTGTCGACGTCGTTCACGACCGACTACGACGAAGAGACCGTCACGTCGTTCATCGACGAGATGGCCGCGCGCGAACTCCCCGTATCGGTCTTCCACTTCGACTGCTTCTGGATGCGCGAATTCAACTGGTGCGACTTCGAATGGGACCCCCGCACCTTCCCGGATCCCGATGGCATGCTCGCGCGCCTTCACGAGAAGGATCTTCGCGTCTGCGTGTGGATCAACCCCTACATCGGCCAGCGTTCGCCGCTCTTCCGCGAAGCGGCAGATCAGGGGTTCCTCGTGACGCGCCCCGACGGATCGGTCTGGCAGTGGGATCTCTGGCAGGCCGGGATGGGTCTCGTCGACTTCACGAACCCCGACGCGACCGCGTGGTACCAGGGACATCTCCGCCGACTCATCGCCCAGGGTGTGGACTGCTTCAAGACCGACTTCGGCGAGCGGATCCCCCTCGAGGTCGACTACTTCGACGGGTCCGACCCGTCGCGCATGCACAACCTCTACACGCAGCTGTACAACAAGGCCGTCCATGACGTCCTCGTCGAGACGCGCGGCGAAGGCGATGCCGTGCTCTTCGCGCGCTCGGCCACGGCGGGTGGGCAGTCGATGCCCGTGCACTGGGGCGGCGACTCGACGTCGACCTTCGCCTCGATGGCCGAGACGCTCCGCGGAGGACTCTCGCTGGCCCTCAGCGGCTTCGCCTTCTGGAGCCACGACATCGGCGGATTCGAGGGCACACCGGATGCCGCGGTCTACAAGCGCTGGACGGCGTTCGGCCTGCTCGGCTCGCACTCCCGCTTCCACGGGTCGCAGTCCTATCGCGTGCCGTGGATGTTCGACGAAGAAGCCGTCGAGGTCACGCGCGTCTTCACGCACCTGAAGATGCGGTTGATGCCCTACCTCTATCGTGTGGGGCTCGACGCGGCGGCATCCGGTGTCCCGCTCCTGCGGCCGATGCCGCTGGAGTTCCCCGACGACCCCGCCGTCGCGTACCTCGACCGCCAGTACATGCTCGGATCGGAACTGCTCGTCGCGCCCGTCTTCACCGAGACAGGAGAGGTCGAGTTCTATCTGCCCGACGGCCCGTGGACGTCGCTCCTGACGGGCGAGACGATCGAGGGAGGCCGGTGGGTGCGCGAGACGCACGGTTTCGACTCGCTGCCCCTGTACGCTCGGGCGGGCGCGGTGATCCCCTGGGGTGTGCGTTCCGACCGACCTGATTACGACTATCTCGACGGGCTGACGATCCGGGTGTTCCCCGGCGGCGCCGGCACGAGGGACATCGTCGTGACGACCCCCGAGGGCGTCTCCGAGACGTTCTCGGTCGATCTCTCCGAGGTGACGAAATGA
- a CDS encoding glycoside hydrolase family 1 protein encodes MTQGNSDYRDSGLVFPPGFTFGSATASYQVEGAASEDGRLPSIWDTFSKTPGKVWNGDTGDVACDHYHRWESDLDLMKDLGLGAYRFSIAWPRVIPTGTGEINQAGIDFYSRLVDGLLERGIEPVATLYHWDLPQPLEDAGGWPARATADAFERYAEVMGTALGDRVHTWTTLNEPWCSAYLGYGQGGHAPGRHEPDAALAAVHHLNLAHGRALQALRATSTGTPEYSVTLNFHVLRGVGDGAAEAMRRIDALANRAFTGPMLHGEYPADLLEDTASVTDWSFVHDDDLAAIHQPIDVLGVNYYSTATVRLWDGVSPKQMNDGHKGAAGGTAWPGSDQAVEFVEQPGPHTAMGWNIAPEGLEELLMALSAEFPQQPLMVTENGAAFDDVVAADGSVPDPERLDYLRRHFSAAHRAMQRGVDLRGYFVWSLLDNFEWGYGYAKRFGIVRVDFDSLERTIKDSGRWYSELARSGVLPE; translated from the coding sequence ATGACGCAGGGAAACTCCGACTACCGCGACTCGGGTCTCGTGTTCCCTCCGGGCTTCACGTTCGGCTCGGCGACCGCGTCCTATCAGGTGGAGGGCGCGGCATCCGAAGACGGCCGTCTCCCCTCCATCTGGGACACCTTCAGCAAGACCCCCGGCAAGGTCTGGAACGGCGACACGGGCGACGTCGCGTGCGATCACTACCACCGGTGGGAGTCCGACCTCGACCTCATGAAGGACCTCGGCCTCGGGGCCTACCGCTTCTCGATCGCGTGGCCCCGCGTCATCCCCACGGGAACGGGCGAGATCAATCAGGCGGGCATCGACTTCTACTCGCGTCTCGTCGACGGCCTCCTCGAACGGGGCATCGAGCCCGTCGCGACGCTGTACCACTGGGACCTGCCGCAGCCGCTCGAAGACGCGGGCGGCTGGCCCGCGCGAGCGACGGCCGATGCGTTCGAGCGCTACGCCGAAGTGATGGGGACGGCGCTCGGCGACCGCGTGCACACGTGGACGACGCTCAACGAACCGTGGTGCTCGGCGTATCTCGGGTACGGGCAGGGCGGTCACGCACCGGGTCGCCACGAACCGGATGCCGCGCTCGCCGCCGTCCATCACCTCAATCTCGCGCACGGGCGAGCCCTCCAGGCGCTCCGCGCGACGTCGACGGGGACGCCGGAGTATTCCGTGACGCTCAACTTCCACGTCCTCCGCGGTGTCGGCGACGGTGCGGCCGAGGCGATGCGCCGGATCGACGCCCTGGCCAATCGCGCCTTCACGGGGCCGATGCTGCACGGCGAATACCCCGCCGATCTGCTCGAGGACACGGCATCCGTCACGGACTGGTCGTTCGTGCACGACGACGATCTCGCCGCCATCCACCAGCCGATCGACGTCCTCGGCGTCAACTACTACTCGACGGCCACCGTGCGACTGTGGGACGGCGTCTCGCCCAAGCAGATGAACGACGGGCACAAGGGCGCGGCGGGTGGCACGGCATGGCCGGGCAGCGACCAGGCCGTCGAGTTCGTCGAGCAGCCGGGCCCGCACACGGCGATGGGCTGGAACATCGCGCCCGAGGGCCTCGAAGAGCTCCTCATGGCGTTGTCGGCGGAGTTCCCGCAGCAACCGCTCATGGTGACCGAGAACGGCGCCGCGTTCGACGACGTCGTCGCGGCCGACGGCTCGGTCCCCGACCCCGAACGCCTCGACTACCTCCGACGCCACTTCAGCGCGGCGCACCGGGCGATGCAGCGCGGTGTCGACCTCCGCGGCTACTTCGTGTGGTCGCTCCTGGACAACTTCGAGTGGGGCTACGGCTACGCCAAGCGGTTCGGCATCGTGCGGGTCGACTTCGACTCGCTCGAGCGCACCATCAAGGACAGCGGCCGCTGGTACTCGGAGCTCGCGCGCTCCGGCGTCCTCCCGGAGTGA